GTTCGCTCTTGGTCGGCAAACCGGTCGAGGGGCCACCACGCTGAACATCCACCAGTACAAGGGGAAGTTCGGCCATTACTGTCAGACCGAGGGCTTCGCTCTTCAGAGCCAAACCCGGGCCGGAGGTAGTGGTTACGGCCAAATCACCGGCAAACGATGCACCGATAGCCGTACAGATACCCGCGATTTCGTCTTCAGCCTGAACGGTCTTTACTCCCAGAGATTTCAATTTGGCGAGCTCGTGCAGGATGTCGGTAGCAGGAGTGATGGGGTAACTACCGAGGAAGAGGTTGAGATTGGCATGTTCGGCAGCGGCAACCAAACCATAAGCCGTGGCTTTGTTTCCGCTGATATCCATATATACCCCGGGAGTTTGTTTGCGACCTTCGATTCGATAGGTCGTAGCCGTAGCGTGGGTATTATGTCCATAGTTGAAACCATCTGCGAGAGCCTTGATATTGGCATTGAGAATGGCTTCTTTTTTGCCGAATTTTCTATTCAGATAGTCTTTGGCATGCTGTGTAGGGCGGTCGAACAACCAACATACGAGACCGAGTGCAAACATGTTCTTGCAACGGAGTGCTGCTTTCACGTCGAGGCCGAACTCTGCCGTAGACTTCTTCACCATGGACGAAATCGGTACGGTGAAAAGCTCTTGCGTCGTAAGCCCCAACTCGGTCATGAAGTCTTCAGAGGCAATTTCTGCTTTCTCCAAATCAGATGCCATGAAAGAGTCAGAGTCGATAATAATAATGGAGTCCCGTCTTACGTGTGTCCGGTTAACTTTGAGAGCGGCAGGGTTCATGGCTACGAGAACGTCAGCCAAATCGCCGGGAGTACGTACCAGATCGGTTCCGATGTGCACTTGAAATCCGGATACTCCGCCCAATGTCCCTTGTGGAGCACGAATTTCTGCCGGATAGTCCGGGAAAGTGGAAATGGTGTTGCCAAACACCGCCGAAAGGTCGGAGAATATCGTTCCGGTCAGCTGCATCCCATCTCCGGAGTCGCCGCAGAATCGGACTACAACATCTTTCAGCGTTTTTACGGTAGTTTTTTCCGTCATAGCATACTGAGTTTGATAAGGTGGATTTTACCAGAATGCGACGAGCCCTATCAAATAATTTTCAGGTGATAAAGACCAATCGCAACGGCCGCAAAGTTCCGATATTTTTTTCATTCACAAGACATTCCGCTCCAAAATATTTGGATTTCATGCCTGTCTGCGAGAGAAAAGAATGCGGCGAAGGCTTCTTCGTAAATCGCATTTCAACATCAAAAGGATGGCACCCCGAGACTTATTCCTGTTTGCCTGCTCTGCGGCAAACAAAATGTCGCAAAAGGATACTTTCTCCATGCAAGTTGTTTTTACTTGTCAGAGCATGAAAAAGCGATCGATCGAAGTGATTCTTTTTTTCGGTTTTTACCGTTTTGCTTTTCCGATGAGATCGAAAGGGTATGAATTTGCTCCAAATACGATGACAGAGGCCTGTTGCAGGGTTGACGCATCAAAAACTGCTTTCTAAGCACTTTTATAGTCGCTAAAGCTCCGTTAGTTATGTACCATTTTATTGGAAAGCCTCTGCATGGCCCCGGACCCTACGAAGAAGAAGCGTTCGATCCATCAGGAAAAGTCGAACCACAAATCAGAAGAAAGTGGTTCCGGAAATCCTGAAAACACGCGCGTAAAAAATTTCGTTTTGGCTCGAGAACAAAAAAAATCTCGCGCCAAAACGAAAAAAATCTCGCGCCACGTTTTGCGGAGCCATACTCGACAAAATTGACGAACGATAGTCTCGTGTGCTATAAAATATTGATAGTCGATATAAAAGAGGCACCCGCCTGAGTTCGATTGCGAACTTCGGCGGGTGCCTTATCCGTTTGCACAGGGATGAGAGGGATTCTACATCCTTATGCGATTATATTCCCCTTATTCCTCTTATCGGAGGGAACTTGTACCACGTTTTAGAGGAAGTGTACTTTGCCGGTGGACATTTCGTAGATGGCTCCGCAGATCTTGATCTTACCCTCCTCTTCCAGCTTCTTGAGGATCGGACTATCCCGACGGATTTCGTCCATGGTTTGAATCACATTTTCCTTCACTACTGCATCGGCAAATTCCTTGTTGGCATAGGTGCGCTCGCCCGTGTACTGAGTAGCCTCGACGGAAGGCTTGATCTCCTCCATCAGAGAAGTAATGTTGCCCATCTCGACTCCTTTGATAGCAGACTTGATGGCGCCACAATCCTCATGGCCCAGTACGAGCAGCACTTTAGAGCCCGACACTTCGCACGCGTATTCCAAACTGCCAAGCATATGGTCGTCTACGACATTGCCGGCCACACGACCGACGAACAGGTCTCCGATCCCCTTGTCGAAAATGTATTCCACCGGTACGCGGCTGTCGATACAGGAGAGGATGATGGCTTCGGGGAATTGCCCTTCGAGACCGGCCACGGCTTGAGCATTGAGGTCACGAGGGAGCTGTTTGTTGGCCACATATCGGGCATTGCCCTCCTGCAAGCCTACAAGTACAGCTTCGGGCGTCAGGCCTTGCTGAATATCTTGCGTGAGTACCTCGCCGATCCGTCCCTCTACGGCGGCGGTAGGAGTGTCGGATTTTGTCTGCGTAGTTTGGTTGCCGCATGCTATAAGCATTGCCATTGCAGCAGAAAACAAAACGATCTTCTTCATAATCTTTTCGTTGTTAATGGTGAATGAATAATGTTAAACCTTACCTGCATACTATATGAATACTGTCGGGATTTCACCAACCCATTGTTTCATAGCCATATAGACGCTCGGTACAAACATAACATTTTTCCCTTATTTCGATCGATTACAGAAGATTACGCGGATTCCGCACTTCTCCCGCAGTCTTTCATCCGGCAACACCCGGATTTTTTTTGATCAGTGTGTACGATATTTGACATCTCGCACGTTTCTTTAGCAAAGCACGATCAAGGGCTAATCTATTTTTCAAACCTCACATAACGATGAAAGAGAAAACACCATCAGCCGTATTCACTTTGCTCCTTGTCTTTACTGCATTTTTATCCATTTCGGCTTGTGGTCGTCAGAGTGACAAACCCAAAGAAGTCCTCATCGTACAAGATTTCGGCTCTCCCGTGGAGCTTGTCCCTATCCAAAGCGGCAACGTTGCCAATGACCGACGTCTCTATGGGCTAACAGATTGTGATGAATACCTGTTAGCCTATACATCCGGCGAAACACATGCCATTAAGCTGATACGCAAATCGGATTTTCAGGTGCAGGATTCCATCTGCCCTCTTGGAGAAGGGCCGGAAGAATATCTTGGATTAGAAATTTGCAGGTACGACTATTCCACCAGTAATCTGTTCGTTCTGGAGTCCGATAAATCTCTTTTGAGAGAAATCAATATCGAAGAAAGTATACATGCGGGTAGCACCGTAGTCAAAGGCGAGCGTTCGTACGCAAAATCAGGCAGACGTTTGTGGAGCCTATTTGTCGCTAATTCGGGCAGACAGCTGGCTTGCACAATAAACGATGGCTCTTTTTCTTATTATGAGATACAGCCGGGAAAGCCAATAAAAGAAGAGAACCTGCGCTCGGCTCCGATAGAGCTTGCCGAATCACTCAAGCCGAATACCCCATACATCACGCAAAGTCTTTCGGCCTTTAACCCCGAAAAAGAGGTTGCTTTTATCTCTTATGCCAATATGCGTCGGTTCGATCTTATCAGCGTAGAGAAGGGCTTGCTGAATACGCTCTACTTCAATGAGAAGAAATCGGCCAATCAAACCGCTGAAGAAATGAGCGAAATGTATCAATGGTATCCTTGGGGGATCGGATCCACTAAAGAACGTATCTACCTGGGCTATGCATTGGAAGAGAGGAAGAGTGAGGAGGAAGAGTTGGAACAGACACATATCCTCGTATTCGACTGGGAGGGCAATCCCGTTAAGCATCTCGTACTTCCAATTCCGGCAAGGAGTTTTACCCTAAGCCAAGACGGCAAGAAGCTCTACACCCTAAATGAAAGCGAAACCGAGCTGAACTCCATCAGCGTGTACGATATTTGACATCTCACATCTTTCTTTTAGACCATCTTGTTCCAATGCCAATCACCGTATACAGACGGAATGTTTCAAAGTATAATGTTAAAGTGTAATGAAAAGATTATTTGTTCTGATTGTGCCAATCTTGGTCACATGTGTGTTCTCTGCGTGTAAGGATTCGGCTCATAGCAATCAAGAGGTAATTGTTACTATAGGAGATTTCGGTCCTGCCAAAAGCCTCCTGCCTTCTAAGACAGAGAGCATTGCTCCGGCTCAAAATCCTTTTTGGATAATTGATTGTGGTGATTTTTTAGTTTCGCACGACGAAGTCGATAACCATGCTTATATTGTAATTCGGAAATCCGATCTCCGTGTTGCAACGCTTCTTTGCCCGATAGGAGAAGGTCCGGAAGAATATCTTGACCCAATGCTCAGTTTTTATAGCTATGAAAATAAAATCCTGTCGATATTTGACCCGGACAA
This genomic stretch from Porphyromonas gingivalis ATCC 33277 harbors:
- a CDS encoding DUF1661 domain-containing protein; the protein is MARDFFCSRAKTKFFTRVFSGFPEPLSSDLWFDFS
- a CDS encoding carbonic anhydrase family protein encodes the protein MKKIVLFSAAMAMLIACGNQTTQTKSDTPTAAVEGRIGEVLTQDIQQGLTPEAVLVGLQEGNARYVANKQLPRDLNAQAVAGLEGQFPEAIILSCIDSRVPVEYIFDKGIGDLFVGRVAGNVVDDHMLGSLEYACEVSGSKVLLVLGHEDCGAIKSAIKGVEMGNITSLMEEIKPSVEATQYTGERTYANKEFADAVVKENVIQTMDEIRRDSPILKKLEEEGKIKICGAIYEMSTGKVHFL
- a CDS encoding BF3164 family lipoprotein: MKEKTPSAVFTLLLVFTAFLSISACGRQSDKPKEVLIVQDFGSPVELVPIQSGNVANDRRLYGLTDCDEYLLAYTSGETHAIKLIRKSDFQVQDSICPLGEGPEEYLGLEICRYDYSTSNLFVLESDKSLLREINIEESIHAGSTVVKGERSYAKSGRRLWSLFVANSGRQLACTINDGSFSYYEIQPGKPIKEENLRSAPIELAESLKPNTPYITQSLSAFNPEKEVAFISYANMRRFDLISVEKGLLNTLYFNEKKSANQTAEEMSEMYQWYPWGIGSTKERIYLGYALEERKSEEEELEQTHILVFDWEGNPVKHLVLPIPARSFTLSQDGKKLYTLNESETELNSISVYDI
- a CDS encoding DUF1661 domain-containing protein; this translates as MAREQKKSRAKTKKISRHVLRSHTRQN
- a CDS encoding 2-oxoacid:acceptor oxidoreductase subunit alpha codes for the protein MTEKTTVKTLKDVVVRFCGDSGDGMQLTGTIFSDLSAVFGNTISTFPDYPAEIRAPQGTLGGVSGFQVHIGTDLVRTPGDLADVLVAMNPAALKVNRTHVRRDSIIIIDSDSFMASDLEKAEIASEDFMTELGLTTQELFTVPISSMVKKSTAEFGLDVKAALRCKNMFALGLVCWLFDRPTQHAKDYLNRKFGKKEAILNANIKALADGFNYGHNTHATATTYRIEGRKQTPGVYMDISGNKATAYGLVAAAEHANLNLFLGSYPITPATDILHELAKLKSLGVKTVQAEDEIAGICTAIGASFAGDLAVTTTSGPGLALKSEALGLTVMAELPLVLVDVQRGGPSTGLPTKSEQTDLLQALFGRNGESPIPVIAATTPSDCFDSAFWASKIALEHMTPVILLTDAFIANGSSAWRIPDPQSYPDIRPPYVDQYKGEAKWRPYFRNEETHVRYWAIPGQEGFQHRLGGLEKDYVTGAISTNPENHAKMVATREAKVQAIAQDIPDLEVHGDKDDAELLIIGWGGTYGHLYETMERMRNAGKKVALAHFRFINPLPKNTAEVLQRYPKAVVAEQNLGQFALYLRGEVPGFHPLQFNRVTGQPLVMSEMVEVFTQMMEEK